GATCATTCCAGATGTGACATTTGGGCAGGACAGTTTAAGGAGGAATAGAAATGAATGTTAAATACCAgtggttttaaaaatcccaaagaaACTCACCATCCCAAAGATTCCATAGTTTAACAATCATCTCTTATTACAAACAGCAAGGAGAATTCTCtttcacattttgtattttagTTAGCTCTGGTACATGTATCTGTGGAGGTGGGAGAGAATTTAACATGTAGCATGGGTTCAGGACGGGTATCGTTCCAACCTGAAGGTGATCTAATTCAGTTCTGATGTTTCTCTCTGATCTTcagttttctttagaaaaatatttgcatGCTGTTGAAAATTACAATAAGaagccatttttttcttacctttttttttaaagtgagtttttAGCATCTGAACAAAGTCCAAGTGCTAGACTTCTGGCTACAGAACAAATACAGCTTTTATCAGACTTCCCTACGCTCCTCCAGCTGTGATCTGGAGGGACAATTTCCAGGGCTTGGTTAGATATGCTTATTCAGTCTCTAGCCTTTCTGCTGAGAGTGCCAGAAAGAGTGCCAACTGCAACAGtgagttttgtgatgtggatgtcTTTTTGTGACGTGGCTGGCACAGGACTGAGACTACTAACTCGTTCCCATGTAAGCCACTAAGCAGCCATTCGATGGCAACTTTTTGTAGTGTTGTAGCTCTGTGTAGTATGAAAGCTTGTGCCTTCCACCATCAGAAGTTAGTCAAATAAGAGATATTATCTCGCCCCCCCTTGTGTCTATCCAATGGTAATGACAGTCAGTCACTTCAGAATGAAAGTGTGGTAGATCTGACATAAAAGGTTACCCCTCTTCCCTAGGGAAACATTTTTACAGAGAAAGCTATTTGCTTTGATGATGTCACTTTTGTGTTCTCCCCCAATATCATTGGAGGtatcttattttaaataattattttctcctGAATCAAACTACTCTTTTTCTGCTTGATCACATACTTAAACTATAATTTTTTATTTAGTATGCTGATCCACTGCCATGGACATGACTGTGACAGTAGGAGTAGAAGGCTTTAAATCTAACTAGTTGAAGAGTAATGAAATGACCTCCATGAATTTTCAGCCCAGAGTCTGGAGCACCGGTTCAAATGGCCATTTAATAAAGGAGGGACCTTTATGGGtttagggcctgaaccaaagcccactgaagtcaagaaaaagactcctattgattttcgtgagctttggatcagttcCTTAAAATGATCATTTTCCATTAACATCACTACTGTCTAAAATGAATTCTGAAAACAATAATGTTTCTTTACTGCAATTGTTGTTTGCAGCCACCAGTGATCAGGCGGCCACCCACTGTTGTTTGTTACATATGTGGCCGTGAGTTTGGAACTAAATCTATTGGCATCCATGAACCACAATGTCTGAAAAAATGGCATAATGAGAATGACATGCTACCCAAACATTTACGAAGACCTGAACCTAAAAAGCCAGAAGTCAGATCCTTAGGAGGTAAGCTACCGACCAAACAAGAGGAACTGGGAGGTTGTaagttgggaaaaaaaataggtttAAAGAGAGCTAAATGTTTTACATGTAATTTTGTCTTCATTCATATGAAACTATCTACTCATGATAGAGTTTAGCTTGTTTAAAGCATcctattttttcttttgccaAATCAGTGTCAGTTAAAGGTGCTCTGTGCCTCTCAAGAAATGACCCTTTATATGTCAATCACTTTTGAGTCTAAAACCAGTCATTTGCAATCTTCATAACTAAGCCCTTCACTGGGATTACTTTTGGCTACTTTCTGCACCATAGGAAGGCACATTTTCAAGCAGGACAGCTCATCCAAGAACAATATGCAAGTACGACTATTACAGGGTTCagagtgcaatccagaccagtcaGGGTGTGACTGTGGTCGCTGGAGaggccacactgagaatgctcaATCcgagtgaactgcaaagaatggggcaaatcccccaaactggtggtttaatcttataattagattcaccaagccagtcaCAAAACAGTTTctgtaataccttactggttaccaagAAACTAAAATCCAGTTCCCAATAAGCAatccagcctttggctcccacccagacagccaggtCAAGTATGGTGTGGATTACTTAAAATCTTATTAaccatatataaagttctaccaatcctaagggatcagacacattacccaccagttcaatgaatatttcagattttacccaaatacacTCTTACGGCCAATTTTTATTAACTAatctaagatttatttaaaaagaaaagaaagcattactgtggttaaaagatcattatacatacagatatcaataaagttcttaggtcatAGCAAAAGTGGTGAGCTGCTGATTTGCAAAAACTTCTTCCAGAATCAGTTTAATAATAGGCAGTCCATGTATAGATGTTCAAATTCTTCCATAAGAATTTGCAGGGACAGTTCAGAGTACcaggagacctcagtcttgtggcTTGAACTTCCCCTGCCAAAGTTTAAGCAGATCTAAGATGGGAAGGATCAGCCCCTAGAGTTCTTTTATAGTCCTCTAGCAGGCTATGATAGCCTTTTGACAGCAGATAACACAGTGGGCATTCCTTGAATGAAGAATAGGTAATGCACATCATTGCTTTGAAGTAAATCTCTATTTACTATACACAGACCAGTAAATAGATGCATTTATTAGCATAAGGTTATTAACCATTTAAGCAGTTCATAGGTAGTTTTACTACAAATTTGAAGAGACATAAAGACAATGATATTATTACACCACAATTTTCATCTAAATATTAATATTCCCATTTGATCTCTGAATCCATAGAATATAGTAACAGGAACAGACGTTTATCATCCACAAGCTAATATGGTTACATtgttaacatctaacaagataaaagtaaacacagacaaatacaattagCATCTTcttctaattctctaacaatacgggtttacatttcaaataatttAGTCTACTTTAACATGGCTTTGATAACTGCCTACAAGAATGGCTCTGTTTATCATTTCAATACTTCTCTAATATGTCCTTAAGGTTGATTTTGGGTCTCTACAgccctcctccctgcagcctcctttCTGCTACCAGCTCCCTGATCTTTATAGAAGCCCCACCTGTCCTGAACAGATGAATTTCCCTTGATTAGGGCTTTCCTCTCAGCCTAAAAGTCCCCCAGTTTGCAGCTGAATTGGCCCATCTGACCTATGTTACTCCCTTGAGTTACATGAGGAGCACACTGCATCACAGTCTTCTGTTGTTTTGATTCCAACATGCTTAATTTACACAGAAGACAGGTAaatagctgccttctctcctgtctgggagggaatctgtttctccctgtttggccacagactttaaaacatagtATCAATGAATCTTAATAATTCCTTATATAGTGTTAATACaggcatttcacaatgatattaatcaccagggTGTCATTAGCTTTGAGAAAAGACCTCGCTCTATACACTTTTTtaatacaataatattgtataaAATCAGTTGATgcaattgcttatcacttgaggttcagaccCTGTCTTTATAGACACGTAAACCTTTTAAATGAattcttctgagggttacccctCAAAGTAAAATTTATTCAAGCTTGTAAGGAAGGCAGCAAATAGTCTGGGGGTGAAGGAGCTTCGTGCTCTTTCTTCCCTGGcttgtgtttgctgaaatgcaaattgttctgtttcctgacattttttccccctgctgtcTTGACATTTACTGCTTGTATGTAAATTGGGGTAAACACACCTTCCTTTGTTTAAGTTAGACCTATTTAACAACTCTTCCTGACAGACCTGGTTTAAACACTCTTTGGTCATAATTCTAGCATATATCCATATCTTTTAATACCCACTGGGTACATACATCACACAGGAATATTAAAGATCAGTCAGAtataagttttcaaatgatacctcacaaggcatattttgtacaaagaataTTACAACagtatgtagggtgtgaatacatgAGGTGCTTAGTGTCACACTGACATATGCATTCATTAGAACAAAATATCTTCAGGCAAGAATAACTTGGGGACTGATACCTCAGCCAGCTTTTACACCTATAAtgttggccatttaaaaagaaactaaCTAACATTTGCCAATGGTAACCACACAATGGCATCTGAGATACCAGAGTTTTAACCCTACCCTAGTAGAAATACCAATGCTAACTATGTAGTAACTACTAGCACatgttgacattttaaaagcagctaCTGTATACACTACACTACAGTACAGCAAATTGCTcttcattaaatatatatattatattacgTTATGCAACGAGACACTTGCTATGGTCTTTCTACTGTCTCTAAACCCTAATAGcttatgtgacagacccagaccagtggagtacaggagtctggtagagggcaaatatactggtcactggatgagtagttttctgttcccagagtgaccagagcaggggctgaactagagtaatcaggaacctgctagaaccagttaagacaggcaggctaattaggacacctggagccaattaagaagaagctgctagaatcaattaaggcaggctaatcagggcacctgggttttaaaaaggagctcaccccagtttgtggtgggagtatgaggtgctgggagcaagagggtgtgggtgtgctgctggaggactgtggagcacaagcattatcagtcaccaggaggaaggtcctgtggtgagaataaggaaggtgtttggaggaggccgtggggaagtagcccagggagttgtagctgtcatgcagctgttacaggaggtactatagacagctgcagtccatggggccctgggctggacccTGGAGTAGAGGACAGGCATGggtttccccccaaacctcccaattgacctagactgtgggttctcccagaggggaaggtctctgggtcaACCCACAtcgtgaatctctgaggcaagaaaattggccaataagcacaggacccaccaagatagaggaggaactttgtcacacttaaTACAAATACATTTCCCACTGTGACATATGGAAGCCTAACTACAGTGGAAAATACTGTATGTGatataaaataaacattcatTTCCTCTCACTTATTCAATGATTGTAAttttgagcctgattctgcaaggtgctgagtttcctcacttcccctccTCAGATCAATGAGAATTGGCAGCTCCCAGTACCTTGCAGGTTTGGACCCTTACATTTACTCGGTGCATATGTCTTCACAGCAGGGTTAGCTCCAGCTGTTATGAGTGTTGCCTGTAAGCCTCCCTCCTGTCCACACATTAAAACCCTCTTTCCCATGTTTAGTGATGCTTTCAGTCTGGGTTTGCTGGCAAGTTTGGGGTGTGGGTTACAGCCAGGGTTCTGTTTTCACTCAGGCTGGTGACCCACCCAGTTTGCAGTGAGGGTGTAGGCTAACTCATTCAAGTGCTGATAGCCCTCCAGTGTCTTCCCACATTTTCCCCTGTAGAGTGGCTctgcacaaagaaccatgggatatgctcCTAGGAGTCTCAGCAATGGGTACAGGTGAGTGAAGcaacagtgaggacacagtaatttGAGTATTGTTTTGCAGTATGGCTGCTCTCAGCCAGGTTAGGCTAACCTGAGTGCTGATTACCCAAGATAatcctgcagtgaagacatactccgAGAAGGCATTTTCATTTCATTAGCTCTTTTATGATCATCACTTTTATTACTACATACTGAGAGtaaaaatgagaggaaaaagATAGAGGACTAGATCTGACAGAGGAGGGCATGGCTGGGTAAAAAAGGGCTACTTCAAGGTTTTGTGGAACAGCAGCGTTCTGAGCCACTAGTTTTCTtggggaagtgggaggaaaaGAAGGTATCTACTCTTAAAGAAATAGGCACATCCTGCTGTGCTGATCTATGAATCTACACATTGCCTCACTCCTACAGGGTGTTGAGTGCCTACTGTGAGGTGCTGTGTACCCACAGTTCCCAAGGAGGTACTTGATAGTTTCCACAATATGGTCCTAAGTGTCTGATAGGTTGAATAACACTGAGCAAAAACTATGTGCTTCCCACTCTCCTGTCCCCAAGAAAATaatctttcttttgttctttttttgctAAGATGATTCGAATCATCCAGGAAATGCTAACTACCCccaaactacacacacacacacaccacatgtcTCACAGTTTTATAAATGGAGGAGGGGTGTAGCCTTTTGGAGGAATGGAACAAGCAGTGCTCTAAACCAAGAGAGGTACAGAAATGAGATCTGTTTACATAAAGCTTTTtatgtttacattatttttttttaaataagtgtgaCTGGAGAGAACCACTGGACTGAttgcagtttttttgttttctgaatgcAACAAATGCCTGTAGGGAGAAAGTCAcctcctttccttctctctctctctctctctctctttattcaaTAAACTTTCCAAAGTACAGAAAATACACATTCATTTCCTGCAAATGAAAGGGGTATTTGCCTCAGCCAAAGAAAGAAACATCAGTCGGTTGCTCATCTAACGAAAAGAACATTAGGAACAGGCATATTAAGAGATCTAAGGCTTATTGTGGTTATGTGAACTGTTGGATATGAATCATATTAAAACTGCCTGGGCCCTAAGAAGAGATCCATATCGTGCCAGTGACAGAAAccatggaatattttaaaaatgcatgggaCCTTTTTTAAATAGACTTGTGCTCGCAGTTTGAAGACAAAATTTATTTAATTCCTTATAGCCACCATCTGTAGTATTGTATACCTTCTGGTCAGGTTAAAACTCATACATTTCAAATCTAgccagattattttt
This genomic window from Trachemys scripta elegans isolate TJP31775 chromosome 6, CAS_Tse_1.0, whole genome shotgun sequence contains:
- the LOC117879465 gene encoding zinc finger protein 474 — encoded protein: MFLYCNCCLQPPVIRRPPTVVCYICGREFGTKSIGIHEPQCLKKWHNENDMLPKHLRRPEPKKPEVRSLGAKGFYDLDALNEAAWNSAQSQLVPCDICGRTFLPDRLIVHQRSCKPKPAK